The Microscilla marina ATCC 23134 genome has a segment encoding these proteins:
- a CDS encoding cytochrome c3 family protein, whose product MFSKNRLNYLKYLSVWAFALLLIPGALWAQDSTKTGGGGDVEAGKTLFDNNCQQCHSPGADVIVGPGLKGIMDRRSMEWLIPWVKNSAKVIASGDPYAVKLYNKYNKTAMQSFNLSDEEIKNIFAYVQAYKPGGNKDEQTTPGQTTANAGGGQSNYFNLVLGVLVFVLILILAVLFLIISVLRRYLNQQENEGKLDEEDKEILHEKFNIGKVLRHPALLGGVAAIFLLVFAQAGLDTLLSVGVQQGYAPTQPIPFSHKLHAGQYEIGCEYCHTGVRKGKNAGIPSANICMNCHNAVKQGSPSMQKIYAAIENNKPIEWVRVHNLQDFAYFNHSQHTVVGGIECETCHGEIKEMEVVQQQSPLTMGWCIDCHRKTVVEGAKDKGDGKAKNAYYDRLLEIHQKDSKKPITVENIGGLECGKCHY is encoded by the coding sequence ATGTTTTCAAAAAATCGACTAAACTATCTCAAATATTTAAGCGTGTGGGCTTTTGCGCTTTTGTTGATACCTGGTGCTCTATGGGCACAGGACTCGACCAAAACTGGTGGAGGAGGAGATGTAGAGGCTGGTAAAACGCTCTTTGACAACAATTGTCAGCAATGTCATAGCCCCGGAGCTGATGTGATAGTAGGCCCTGGTCTAAAAGGGATTATGGATCGTCGTTCAATGGAATGGTTGATCCCTTGGGTGAAAAACTCAGCAAAAGTAATTGCAAGCGGCGACCCTTATGCGGTGAAGTTGTACAACAAATACAACAAAACTGCTATGCAGAGCTTTAACCTAAGCGACGAAGAAATTAAAAACATCTTTGCTTATGTACAGGCATATAAGCCTGGTGGTAATAAAGATGAGCAAACTACGCCAGGTCAAACAACTGCAAATGCAGGTGGAGGTCAGTCTAACTACTTCAATCTGGTACTAGGAGTATTAGTATTTGTTCTCATACTTATCTTAGCGGTTCTTTTCCTCATCATTTCGGTATTGCGCAGGTACCTCAATCAACAAGAGAATGAAGGTAAACTGGATGAAGAAGACAAAGAAATTCTACACGAAAAATTCAACATTGGAAAGGTTCTACGCCACCCGGCATTGCTTGGAGGAGTAGCGGCTATTTTCTTATTGGTATTTGCTCAGGCAGGTTTAGACACCTTACTTTCGGTAGGTGTACAACAAGGATATGCGCCTACTCAGCCAATCCCTTTCTCACATAAATTACACGCTGGTCAATACGAAATAGGTTGCGAATACTGCCATACCGGAGTAAGAAAAGGTAAAAATGCAGGTATTCCTTCAGCAAATATTTGTATGAACTGTCACAATGCTGTAAAGCAAGGTTCGCCAAGTATGCAAAAAATCTATGCAGCTATTGAAAACAACAAGCCTATAGAATGGGTGCGTGTACACAACTTACAAGACTTTGCTTATTTTAACCACTCTCAACACACAGTTGTAGGAGGCATTGAATGTGAAACTTGTCATGGTGAAATCAAGGAAATGGAAGTTGTTCAACAACAATCTCCACTTACTATGGGATGGTGTATCGACTGTCACCGCAAAACTGTGGTAGAAGGTGCAAAAGACAAGGGTGATGGAAAAGCCAAAAACGCTTACTATGATAGGCTACTGGAAATCCATCAGAAAGATAGTAAAAAACCAATCACTGTAGAAAACATTGGTGGGCTTGAATGTGGTAAGTGTCACTACTAA